CATAAGCCCACTAATCACTTAGGGCTCCTCCTTCAGATGCCACCTCCTACGCACGTATATATCATTTGAAAGCACTGAAACTCTCCCccaattttaaatgttcataatCGTATTGGGCCTCGTTTTGAAGTGACATTCGTATGGGCCTGACATAAGCCCACTAATCACTTAGGGCTCCTCCTTCAGTTACACACACATAAAAATGAGAGCACAGAAAACCTTCCATTTTCTTTGAGTGCGTTTGTTTTCTGTATCAATTTTGTCGgtgttttttctcttttttctttctgaatgatttcatcgACCTGAAAAAAGGCACCCAGATGTTTTGCTGATGGGTTGATTGAATAGCGTAATCAGCCGTTGCCGGTGCCCATATTTTGGGGAGCGCCATATGCTTGCATTTGATGTTTCTTTATTTTCCGCGGCTCGTGCACTAATCTGTtcctatatattattatttactgCCGATTATCgcattaaaacaaaaaaaaaaaaaaatagagttTCTGAAGCAGATTGTTGTAGACGGCacaagaaattaattttttctaGTTATTATTTGccgaataaatatttaaatatattaaactgattaatgaaaaagtaaaataaacaaataaacatGTTTGAGCTGGAGTTAGACTTGAAAATTGCTAATGGGTAAATTTAATTAGAAGATTTAGTAAAGATTAGCACTGCAACGGGCAGGCTCGGGTATGCGGCAACATGGTGGAAGCTCGCCGCACTAGCTGCGCTCTTCGGAGGTGGGCTCGGTGTTGTACCTGAAAACAAAGAACGACCGCATTCATTAATCCGACCTTGTTCTTTTTTCGAAATTGGAATATATTTCCAACatagttttaaaatatatattcatgAAAATTGTCTTGCAATATATGTGGTGACTTAAAGGGGGAAATTCGCAAGGCAAGCTTTCCTAAACCTGATTTTGTGCTAAGTCTAACAAGAGAATTAGAAATATACAAAATCAGTGGATACAAAAATCTAACCATTAGAAGGAGCTGATGGAGTGGATCCAGGCGATGGAATAACTGCAATAGCAACATAAAGATAaatgagtaagtctcttgtgagacgatctttatttgtgagatatgtcaaccctaccgatattcacaataaaaagtaatattattagcataaaaagtaatattttttcacggatgacccaaataagagattcgtctcacaaaatacgactcgtgagaccgtctcacacaagtttttgccaagatAAATTCAATTTAATATATGGCCACTTGTTTAACAAAGGTTAATATATACTTTTAAAACGTATACCGACTCCTAAATCTTAGCAAAGGCTAATGAATTATACTGATTTTGGATGAGAATCAATTTTGGTGTCATCAATTAACCATATCGACCAAATTAATCATATAACAAAAATTTCAAGTGATGTTTGGGtctatttgaaattattgtattCGATATATAGTCCTAAAGAACATAGCGTATAAGTTGAAACTAAGGACTAGAAATACCAATTTTGTTGCAGACAGACAAATCAGCACTGGCTCCACAATTCTTGGCAAGATTCACAGCATCAGTTTTGGTGATATTAAGGCTCTGCAATAT
This window of the Primulina tabacum isolate GXHZ01 chromosome 4, ASM2559414v2, whole genome shotgun sequence genome carries:
- the LOC142541412 gene encoding uncharacterized protein LOC142541412, which codes for MLMGFCGFWPRTRRHTAVCAETVAMSTLCEGGFATGVVCCVPMKQLVADDKACLCKVINNPGILQSLNITKTDAVNLAKNCGASADLSVCNKIVIPSPGSTPSAPSNGTTPSPPPKSAASAASFHHVAAYPSLPVAVLIFTKSSN